A single region of the Manihot esculenta cultivar AM560-2 chromosome 12, M.esculenta_v8, whole genome shotgun sequence genome encodes:
- the LOC110627860 gene encoding UPF0496 protein At2g18630, whose product MMGGQCSKKKGVEPPPSPPPAPPPPPTPPLQTNSNSQYTADLRLYEDACKLDAELQYFDTALHERTNHVIHTLATGVEVRSLSFDSLKEVTDCLLEMNQEVVKFILECKEDIWENEDLFSLVEEDFNNSAKTLDFCTALENCLNRARNSQLIIQVALRQFEEEVELQDGVVEKYVRTLGELNKFKAAGDPFTKEFFVLFQSVYKQQVSMLEKLQLRKRKLDKKLKSMKTWRRVSNLLFVFAFVSVLIFSVVAAAIAAPPVVTALAGALGVPVGSVGKWSNSLWNSYMKAMKGQELVRSLEVGTFIAIKDMDNIWVLVKKLEVETESLSQNASIALMEEDALKLVIDEIKKKLDVFMQTIEDLGEHANKCSRDITQARTVILQRIIRYPDR is encoded by the coding sequence ATGATGGGAGGACAATGTAGTAAGAAAAAAGGTGTTGAACCCCCACCATCACCACCACCCGCAccgcctccaccacctacacCACCGCTCCAAACTAATAGCAATTCCCAGTACACAGCAGACTTGAGATTATACGAGGATGCTTGTAAGCTTGATGCAGAACTGCAATACTTTGATACTGCCCTCCATGAGAGGACTAACCATGTAATACACACTCTTGCAACTGGTGTTGAAGTTAGATCATTATCTTTTGACTCTCTCAAAGAGGTCACCGATTGCCTACTTGAGATGAATCAAGAAGTGGTCAAATTTATTCTTGAATGCAAGGAAGATATATGGGAAAATGAAGATTTGTTTTCTTTGGTAGAGGAGGACTTCAACAATAGTGCCAAAACTTTGGATTTTTGTACTGCCCTTGAAAATTGTCTTAACCGAGCTAGGAATAGCCAGTTGATCATACAGGTTGCTCTTAGGCAGTTTGAGGAAGAAGTAGAATTGCAAGATGGGGTTGTGGAGAAGTATGTGAGAACATTAGGGGAATTAAACAAGTTCAAGGCAGCTGGTGATCCTTTCACTAAGGAGTTCTTTGTACTCTTCCAATCAGTGTATAAGCAGCAGGTATCCATGTTGGAGAAATTGCAACTTCGAAAGAGGAAGCTTGATAAAAAATTGAAGTCCATGAAGACATGGAGGAGGGTATCAAATCTGTTATTTGTTTTTGCTTTTGTCTCTGTGTTAATTTTCTCAGTGGTAGCAGCTGCTATTGCTGCGCCGCCTGTGGTAACGGCTTTGGCAGGTGCGCTGGGCGTTCCAGTTGGCTCGGTCGGGAAATGGTCTAACTCACTTTGGAATAGTTATATGAAAGCAATGAAGGGGCAGGAGTTGGTAAGATCATTGGAGGTTGGAACTTTCATTGCAATCAAGGATATGGATAATATATGGGTTCTTGTTAAGAAATTGGAAGTGGAAACTGAATCATTGTCTCAAAATGCAAGCATTGCCCTGATGGAGGAAGATGCTTTAAAGCTTGTGATAGATGAGATCAAGAAGAAGTTGGATGTGTTCATGCAAACCATTGAGGATTTAGGCGAACATGCTAATAAGTGCAGCCGCGACATAactcaggcaaggacagtgattTTGCAGAGAATAATCAGGTACCCTGACCGCTGA